In one Bacillus thuringiensis genomic region, the following are encoded:
- the dnaN gene encoding DNA polymerase III subunit beta — protein sequence MRFTIQKDYLVRGVQDVMKAVSSRTTIPILTGIKVVATEEGVTLTGSDADISIESFIPVEEDGKEIVEIAQSGSIVLQAKYFSEIVKKLPKDTVEISVENHFMTKIKSGKSEFNLNGLDSAEYPLLPQIEEHHVFKIPTDLLKHMIRQTVFAVSTSETRPILTGVNWKVYNSELTCIATDSHRLALRKAKIEGHNIADEFQANVVIPGKSLNELSKILDESEEMVDIVITEYQVLFRTKHLLFFSRLLEGNYPDTTRLIPAESKTDIFVNTKEFLQAIDRASLLARDGRNNVVKLSTLEQEMLEISSNSPEIGKVVEEVQCEKVDGEELKISFSAKYMMDALKALDSTEIKVSFTGAMRPFLIRTVNDDSIIQLILPVRTY from the coding sequence ATGCGTTTTACAATACAAAAAGACTATCTTGTAAGAGGTGTACAAGATGTAATGAAGGCAGTTTCTTCTCGTACAACAATCCCAATCCTTACGGGAATTAAAGTTGTAGCTACTGAAGAAGGGGTTACATTAACAGGAAGCGATGCTGATATTTCTATTGAATCGTTTATTCCAGTCGAAGAAGATGGAAAAGAAATCGTAGAAATAGCTCAATCAGGAAGCATTGTTTTACAAGCAAAATATTTTAGTGAGATTGTAAAAAAACTACCTAAAGACACTGTCGAAATTTCTGTGGAAAATCATTTTATGACAAAAATAAAATCTGGAAAATCAGAGTTTAACTTAAATGGTTTAGATTCTGCAGAATATCCGTTATTGCCACAGATTGAAGAACATCATGTATTTAAGATACCAACAGATTTACTTAAGCATATGATCAGACAAACTGTATTTGCAGTTTCTACTTCTGAAACAAGACCAATCTTGACAGGTGTAAACTGGAAGGTATATAACAGCGAGTTAACTTGTATTGCAACAGATAGTCATAGACTGGCACTTCGAAAAGCAAAAATTGAAGGACATAATATTGCAGATGAGTTCCAAGCTAATGTTGTTATTCCAGGTAAGAGCTTAAATGAATTAAGTAAAATTTTAGATGAGTCTGAAGAAATGGTAGATATCGTTATTACGGAGTATCAAGTATTATTCCGTACAAAACATTTATTATTCTTCTCAAGATTGTTAGAAGGAAATTATCCTGATACGACACGTTTAATTCCGGCAGAGAGTAAAACGGATATTTTTGTGAATACAAAAGAATTCCTACAAGCAATTGATCGTGCTTCACTATTAGCAAGAGATGGCCGCAATAACGTTGTTAAATTATCAACTTTAGAGCAAGAAATGCTAGAGATTTCTTCGAATTCACCAGAAATCGGAAAAGTTGTCGAAGAAGTACAATGTGAAAAAGTAGATGGAGAAGAGTTAAAAATATCTTTTAGTGCAAAATATATGATGGATGCATTGAAAGCTTTGGATAGTACAGAGATTAAAGTTAGCTTTACTGGGGCGATGAGACCGTTCTTAATTCGTACAGTAAATGATGATTCAATTATTCAATTAATTTTACCGGTTCGTACTTACTAG
- the yaaA gene encoding S4 domain-containing protein YaaA, protein MKRIKISTEYITLGQFLKLADVIDTGGAVKWFLQEYEVYVNNELENRRGRKLYANDVIEIPGSGTFQVQP, encoded by the coding sequence ATGAAACGTATTAAAATTTCAACAGAGTATATTACACTAGGACAATTTTTAAAGTTAGCTGATGTAATTGATACAGGTGGCGCTGTAAAATGGTTTTTACAAGAATATGAAGTGTACGTGAACAACGAACTTGAAAATAGAAGAGGTCGCAAACTATATGCGAATGATGTTATTGAAATTCCAGGAAGCGGAACTTTCCAAGTTCAGCCATAA
- the recF gene encoding DNA replication/repair protein RecF (All proteins in this family for which functions are known are DNA-binding proteins that assist the filamentation of RecA onto DNA for the initiation of recombination or recombinational repair.): MFISEIQLKNYRNYEKLELSFEDKVNVIIGENAQGKTNLMEAIYVLAMAKSHRTSNDRELIRWDEDFGQIKGKLQKRNSSLSLELNISKKGKKAKLNQLEQQKLSQYIGVMNVVMFAPEDLNLVKGSPQVRRRFLDMELGQIAPVYLYELSQYQKVLTQRNHLLKKMQGNSKNEETMLDVFTLQLIEHGAKILQKRFEFLHLLQEWAAPIHRGISRGLEELEIVYKPSVDVSESMDLSKIKEVYYESFQSVKQREIFRGTTLIGPHRDDLQFFVNSKNVQVFGSQGQQRTTALSLKLAEIELIYSEVKEYPILLLDDVLSELDDYRQSHLLNTIQGKVQTFVTTTSVDGIEHETLKEAKTIHVTNGTVDCEIDRE, from the coding sequence TTGTTTATTTCAGAAATACAATTAAAAAACTATCGCAATTATGAAAAATTAGAGCTTTCCTTTGAAGATAAGGTAAATGTAATTATCGGCGAAAATGCACAAGGGAAAACAAACTTGATGGAAGCTATTTATGTTTTAGCGATGGCAAAATCTCATAGAACCTCTAATGATCGCGAACTTATCCGCTGGGATGAAGATTTTGGTCAAATAAAAGGGAAATTACAAAAAAGAAATAGTTCTTTGTCTTTGGAATTAAATATTTCGAAAAAAGGTAAAAAGGCAAAATTAAATCAACTTGAACAACAAAAGTTAAGTCAATATATTGGCGTGATGAACGTTGTCATGTTTGCCCCAGAAGATTTAAATCTTGTAAAAGGAAGCCCTCAAGTAAGAAGACGCTTTTTAGATATGGAATTAGGACAAATAGCTCCTGTATATTTGTATGAATTAAGTCAATATCAAAAGGTGCTCACGCAACGAAATCACTTGTTGAAAAAAATGCAAGGGAATAGTAAGAATGAGGAAACGATGTTGGATGTATTTACACTTCAACTAATTGAGCATGGTGCGAAGATACTGCAAAAACGTTTTGAATTTTTGCATTTGCTACAGGAATGGGCAGCTCCAATTCATCGAGGTATAAGCCGTGGATTAGAAGAGTTAGAAATTGTCTATAAACCAAGTGTAGATGTATCAGAATCAATGGATTTGTCGAAAATAAAAGAAGTATACTATGAAAGTTTTCAATCTGTGAAACAACGTGAAATTTTCCGTGGTACGACTTTAATTGGTCCTCATCGTGACGATTTACAATTCTTCGTTAATAGTAAAAATGTTCAAGTCTTTGGTTCTCAAGGACAACAACGAACGACCGCACTATCCCTAAAATTAGCTGAAATTGAATTGATTTATTCAGAGGTTAAAGAATATCCAATCCTTTTGTTGGATGATGTTTTATCAGAATTAGATGATTATCGTCAATCACATCTTTTAAATACAATTCAAGGAAAAGTGCAAACATTTGTTACAACGACGAGTGTCGACGGAATTGAACACGAAACATTAAAAGAAGCGAAAACAATTCATGTAACGAACGGCACTGTAGATTGTGAAATAGATAGGGAATAA
- the gyrB gene encoding DNA topoisomerase (ATP-hydrolyzing) subunit B, translating to MEQKQMQENAYDESQIQVLEGLEAVRKRPGMYIGSTSGKGLHHLVWEIVDNSIDEALAGYCDEINVSIEEDNSIRVTDNGRGIPVGIQEKMGRPAVEVIMTVLHAGGKFGGGGYKVSGGLHGVGASVVNALSTELEVFVHREGKIHYQKYERGIPVADLKVIGDTDQTGTITRFKPDPEIFQETTVYDFDTLATRMRELAFLNRNIKLTIEDKREHKQKKEFHYEGGIKSYVEHLNRSKQPIHEEPVYVEGSKDGIQVEVSLQYNEGYTNNIYSFTNNIHTYEGGTHEVGFKTALTRVINDYGRKNSILKDADSNLTGEDVREGLTAIVSIKHPNPQFEGQTKTKLGNSEARTITESVFSEAFEKFLLENPNVARKIVEKGTMAARARVAAKKARELTRRKSALEVSSLPGKLADCSSKDPAISEIYIVEGDSAGGSAKQGRDRHFQAILPLKGKIINVEKARLDKILSNDEVRTIITAIGTNIGGDFDIEKARYHKVIIMTDADVDGAHIRTLLLTFFYRYMRQIIECGYIYIAQPPLFKIQQGKKIQYAYNDNELEKILAELPAQPKPGIQRYKGLGEMNPTQLWETTMDPEVRSLLQVSLQDAIEADETFEILMGDKVEPRRNFIQENAKYVKNLDI from the coding sequence ATGGAACAAAAGCAAATGCAAGAAAATGCATATGATGAAAGTCAGATACAGGTGCTTGAAGGACTAGAGGCAGTTCGGAAACGCCCTGGTATGTATATTGGATCTACAAGTGGAAAAGGGCTTCACCATCTTGTGTGGGAAATCGTAGATAATAGTATTGATGAAGCACTTGCAGGTTATTGTGATGAAATTAATGTTAGTATCGAAGAAGATAATAGTATTCGTGTAACGGATAATGGGCGTGGTATTCCAGTTGGTATACAAGAAAAAATGGGACGTCCAGCTGTAGAAGTTATTATGACTGTTCTCCACGCCGGTGGTAAATTTGGCGGTGGCGGTTATAAAGTTTCCGGTGGTTTACATGGTGTTGGGGCATCGGTTGTAAATGCTCTATCAACAGAACTAGAAGTATTTGTACATCGTGAAGGTAAAATTCATTACCAAAAATACGAAAGAGGTATTCCGGTTGCGGATTTAAAAGTCATTGGTGACACAGATCAAACAGGAACAATAACTCGGTTTAAACCAGATCCGGAAATTTTCCAAGAAACAACAGTATACGATTTTGATACGCTAGCAACTCGTATGCGTGAATTAGCGTTTTTAAATCGTAATATTAAATTAACAATTGAAGATAAACGTGAACATAAGCAAAAGAAAGAATTCCATTACGAAGGTGGAATTAAATCATACGTTGAGCATTTAAATCGCTCAAAACAACCAATTCATGAAGAGCCTGTGTACGTAGAGGGTTCAAAAGATGGTATTCAGGTTGAGGTTTCTCTTCAATATAACGAGGGATACACAAATAATATTTACTCATTTACGAATAACATCCATACGTATGAAGGTGGTACACATGAGGTAGGTTTTAAGACAGCTTTAACTCGTGTAATCAACGACTATGGTCGTAAAAACAGCATTTTAAAAGATGCGGACAGTAATTTAACTGGTGAGGATGTTCGTGAAGGTTTAACAGCAATTGTATCAATTAAGCATCCAAATCCACAATTTGAAGGACAAACGAAGACAAAACTTGGGAATAGTGAAGCAAGAACGATTACAGAGTCTGTATTCTCAGAGGCATTTGAAAAGTTCTTACTAGAGAATCCTAATGTAGCGCGAAAAATTGTAGAAAAAGGTACGATGGCTGCACGTGCACGTGTAGCTGCGAAAAAAGCGCGTGAATTGACACGTCGAAAGAGTGCGTTAGAAGTTTCAAGTTTACCTGGTAAATTAGCTGATTGCTCTTCGAAAGATCCAGCAATTAGTGAAATTTACATCGTAGAGGGTGACTCTGCCGGTGGATCTGCAAAACAAGGACGCGATCGTCATTTCCAAGCAATTTTACCGTTGAAGGGTAAAATTATTAATGTTGAAAAGGCACGCTTAGATAAGATTTTATCAAATGATGAAGTTCGTACAATTATTACGGCGATTGGTACAAATATTGGTGGAGACTTCGATATTGAAAAAGCACGCTATCATAAAGTTATTATTATGACCGATGCCGATGTTGATGGTGCGCATATTCGTACCCTATTATTAACGTTCTTCTATCGTTATATGCGTCAAATAATTGAGTGTGGATATATATATATCGCACAACCACCTTTGTTTAAAATACAACAAGGTAAAAAAATTCAATATGCTTATAATGATAACGAACTTGAAAAAATATTAGCTGAGCTACCGGCCCAGCCAAAACCAGGAATTCAACGTTATAAAGGTCTTGGAGAGATGAATCCAACTCAGCTATGGGAGACGACAATGGATCCAGAAGTACGTTCGTTACTTCAAGTTTCTCTTCAAGATGCAATAGAAGCAGACGAAACGTTTGAAATTTTAATGGGCGATAAAGTGGAACCACGTCGTAACTTTATTCAAGAGAATGCAAAATACGTGAAGAACCTTGATATTTAA